TTCCTGACTTCCCGCCCTAGAAGGGAATGTTGGAGCCTTGGCCCGTTGATCTCTGCCTTAATGTTCTTCCCAGAGCCAAGCCccaggggaggaggtgggaggctcCATATTTGGGTGCCTGAGAGTGCTGGAATGAGGTAGGGATCTCAAGTGCTGGACAGGAGGGTCCTTATTTAGACTGGAGTCCCCAACCTGGGGCTCAGAGAGAACTGGAGCAGTGTTGGACCTTTAAAGGCAGGAGAATGGCAAGTCATAACGAATGGTCACTTCCGTGGTGTTGGCAGACCTCTGGCTTCACAGGAGGTGTTTTAGGTATTTAGGACTCAGTCCAGTTGGGCAGACTCAATTCGAGGTGGGAAGATGGAGCAGGCGCTCCCTTGTCCCTGGTACGTCCTGTGTGCAAGGCTAGAAAGAGTGGCTGACATTTATTAAGAACCCTGGTGCATAGGGTGCTGAGCTAGTATGTCATAGCTAAGATCTCCCTTGATTGTCCTAACTTCCTTTTAGGGCAGATGTGTTTATCCACACTCATAAATGCGGACGCTGAGCCTGGAAAGGCAAAAcagtttgtcccagccacccagatggAATGGGGAGCTGGGATCTGAGTCCAGACTCTCCCCTTGAATGCTGGGTATCTGGCACAGCTCATCGTGAGAGCAACAGAAGTGTGTAGGAGGCTTGAAGTTTCTCTAGTGCACTGCATCCTGCCTCTCCTACCCTGTGACCCAGGCCATTCTTCCACTGGGTGCAGCCCCACTTCTCAGTGCCTACAACTGAAAACTACAGATCGAGTTCTGGGTATCATGACTCAGATCTCATCTCACAACCCACCATGCTGGGTGTTTGATCcttgtttcatttctcttctggGTGCATCGCTTCACCTGCGTACCTGCTCCTGTTGTAGTGACACACCCAGATGTGTTTTTTTAATGCCCCTGCCAGAGGCAGGAAAACCCTGCTCTCCTCCAtgcccttctgtttcctttctgattGGGACTCACGATCTCTGTATTAGGCAGAATGTAAAACTGTGGCCTACAGTCTGCCTAGGCTGTGGCTTCTGAACCTTGGGGTGCAGTGAGACTTGGATAGGTACTAGGGTATAGAGGTCTGAGAGAAGCACCCCTAGATTCATGGAAGTCAGGTCCTGACCACCTGGAGTCGCATATTCCTGGAAGCCAGCCCCTTCTCACCCCGCTGGTCTCCTTTTTTGCATAAGGCTCCCAGGAGGCCCCCGAGAGTTACATCTCACCATTCCCCTATCTCCTCCCCAGTGGTCTGCAAGAAGAATCTGGACAGCACCACTGTGGCCGTGCATGGAGAAGAGATCTATTGCAAGTCTTGTTATGGCAAGAAGTATGGGCCAAAAGGCTATGGCTTCGGGCAGGGCGCAGGAACCCTGAGTATGGACAAGGGGGAGTCTCTGGGCATCAAGCATGAGGAGTGAGTACAAGATCTCTCCACCTTTTCTTGAGTTCTCACCCTGCTCCTGAAACAGACACCAATGAACCACTTTTGGCTAAGCAGTGAGAAGTCTGGGAAACTGTTGATTTAAAagagagagctgtgtgtggtggcccatgcttgTCCTCCTAGAGAGGAGGCTGAACCTGGAAGAtcttgaattcaaggtcaacctgagctacaaaTAAAgactctcagaaacaaacaaaccaaaagccaggcaggggagaaatggctcagtggcacCTAAACGTAAGAACCTGAGTTTAACCTCTAGTACCCATGTAAAAGTTGGGTACTGGCAGTGTGCACTTATAGCCCCAGTGttgaggaagtggagacagggggatacctgggacttgctggtcagCTGTTATAGCCAAATCattgagagacctgtctcaaaagataagtgATGAAAGAGGAGACCTAATGTTGGCCTCTGGCCTTGACATGTctgaacacacatatgcaagtTCATTACATGGACACactcatgaacatacacacaagtacacatacacacacacatacatgcacaccaaaatcaaacagaaaagatgaacaaataataaaatgaaaataaacgaAAGGAAGTCACACAGCCGCTCTCTTTGTGGGGCAGCTGAGCATCAACTTGAGACAGTCATCCTAGAGCCGGAAGGGGCCCCAAGAGTCATATagttcaatttcttcattttataattgaaaGCACAGAGGAGTGTCAGAGCCCCGCCACCCTTCACCCCTGCTAAGGGGAAGTAGTTTTCTTCCCTGGGACTTGCCTCAGGGTGTCACTGGGTCTACCAACCCTCACCCTCGGCCATTTCTTGCCTCTGAGCTGCTGAGTGGCTGGTAGCCTGGCCATTGTCTTAGGAATGGGGAAGTGGATGGGCCGATGAAGAGTTACCAAAATCTGAGCCAAGGTCTTTGCCCTAATGGGGCCTGTCAGCAGACTTCTCCTGGAAAGAATCTAATAATAGACCAGCTGCAGAAATGAGGGGCTGAGGGGGGATTCTTAACAAACGATGTGTTAAATGATGCTAGAGCCTTTAAGTAGGTGATGAGGAAAATGTGTTGTTTTGATATTACGCTGAGCTTTGGGATTTCAGAGGCCATGGTGGCTTTAGCTCTGGTGGCCCTGTCCCTGGCAAGAGGCATGCGGGTTTTGCCCCTGCGGTATCATTCATCTCTACACGTACTTCTGCTTGTAGGGCCCCAGGACATAGGCCTACCACCAACCCCAATGCATCCAAGTTCGCCCAGAAGATTGGTGGCTCTGAGCGCTGTCCCCGATGCAGCCAGGCGGTCTATGCTGCGGAGAAAGTGATTGGTGCCGGCAAGGTAAGATGCTCCCGGGCAGGCGTAAGGAAGGCAAAAAGGAGGTGTGCTTCTGAATTAGAGCTTTACAATTGACGATTCCAGCTCTTCTAAGGCAGCAGCCCGAGCACGGAACTTTGCTTCCTTCCAGAAACTGAGTATCCTTGTCCCTGTGGGTTGCTTCTTCCAGACCCCAGGGGGAGCTCACCTAACCCACGAACTGTATTGTTCTCAGTGTGGCAGATTGGCCAGTTTGTAGGGCATCGCTAAGATGCGTACCCAGGGTTCCGAGATCTGGTACTCTAGAGTTGAGGGCTAGAGCCTAAGAATATAGATGGGTATTGAAGGGCCCACCCCCTAAGATTACGTGGCTGGATTTTCTAAGAGGGTGTCTCTTTCGAAGAAGAGTCACAGCTTTAATCAGATTTTAGGAGTTTTGGttccagaaatatttataaatcctCTTGGAATATACATTTGATTTCGTGGGGTGTGTTCTGCCAGAAACTCACCCTTTAACCCTGAGGACAGAGATTCTCCTGGTAGGGCCTACTAACCTACGGGAAGTTTTTTCTACACCATTTATAATTGCCATGACTACCGTCCCAATGGTATTCTGATAGTCAGGAGTGCCCAATGAGAACCACCCTAGCCAACTAACTGTCCGAACAGCCCAGCAATCATTTCCTTGATGTGCAGGTCTTGGTAAGAAAGAGCAAGAAGCCCTGAGGGTTTGCAGTCTTAGACTAACAGTCAGCAGATCACGGCACATGGCCCTCAAGCAATGTGGCTGGAGAAGGCTTCTGTGAGGCCTGGGCTGGAAGAGCGATTTAACCATGGTCACACAGCAAACCAATAGATCCATGATGCCCAGAGCCCATGGCTAACTCTTTTTGGTTTTGGCCATGACTTTGACTGCTCTTTGATCTTGAAGAATGGGGTTCGGGAGTGATGGAGTAGGAACTAACACGTGGGTCAAATCTGGACCATGGTAGCCCCTTCATTGCTGCTGAGATTATCTCCATGACACAGACCAAGAAAACGAGAGCCAGAGGAATGAATGACCTGCCCATATCATCTAGCTAGGAAGCGAGCCAGGAGCTCAGCCAGGTTTGCTTGATTCTGAAGCCCTGGCTCTTACTACTGTTGACTTTACTATGGGTCACTTAACCCCTTTGGAAACATTTCCACACTTGCAAAGACAGGAAGGGTTGTTAGTGCCACTAGGGCAATGAACTGCCTGGGCCCTAGGTAACCTGCTTGAATCGTGGTTTTACAATTTACTCCTGTGCACTGGGACCAGTTCAGCCTTCCTAAGCAATAAGTACGCATAATGTGGGCCAAGGAGTGATGGTCCCTGATAAACAAAATGGTTTGAAGAGTACATGAGGTTATACATGTCTAACGGGCAAAGCTGTGGCTTAAATGTCATGAAAGCAGGAGTCAGTCATGgccacacatgcctgtaatcccagactgAACccccaaaaggaaggaaaaaagaggagaCATTACTATCACAAGTCAGTTTTCCCCCTTTGCCCAGGGGAATAGGAAATTACTAAAGAAACACCCAGGAATCCTTATTTCCATGGCATAGGGTAAAGTTAAGATTGTTCTGGGGAGGGGCAGTGAtttactggagagatggctcagtggtttagagcattggctgctcttccagaggtcatgagttctattttttttaaatttatttatttattaagtatttctgcctcctccccgccactgcctcccatttccctccctctcccccgatcaagtccccctccctcatgaactcgaagagcaatcagagttccctgacctgtgggaagcctaaggaccgcccacctctatccaggtctagtaaggtgagcatccaaattgcctaggctcccccaaagccagtacgtgcagtaggatcaaaaccccactgccattgttcttgagttctcagtattcctcattgtccgctatgttctaTTACCAGCAACTGTatagtggttcacagccatctataatgggatctgatgccctcttctggcctgcaagtgtaCCTGCAGGTTGAgcaccacatacataaaataataaacatttttaaaaaatacagattgtACTGAGTAGAATAAGAACATTTTGAGTTCAAAGGAACACGGAGGAAGAAACCCCCTTGAGAAGCATTAAGGAGCCAAAAGGACCTTTCAGTGTTGTGTAAATGAGAAGAGATACTGAGCTTATATTGAGGGTGGCTGAAAGGATGTAAATTCCGGGTGACAGCCTGTGTACAAAGAGGTTTGCACAGAGCACCGAGGAGAATTAAGCTCATTCGTCCACCCGTCTCAGCTCCCTGAGGATCACTGCTGCTGTCTCTTGGGTGAGGTCCAGTGACCAGGAGATTTGCTTGTCTTACCCTCCAGCCTGGGTGTTGGTGGTTATGCTGAGGAAGTCACTATCGTTCATAGCATTGTTTGCTGTCCCAACTGAATGCTACCAGTCTCCTCTGTGTACACAGCACCTCAGCTtgttcagctgctgctgctgggagctgGTTGTTGAGTTGTGTTGTTGATGCTGTGTTgccggcgtgtgtgtgtgtgtgtgtgtgtgtgtgtgtgtgtgtgtgtatacaccgcATACAAACTTGAGTCCTTCCTCTTTGAGTCACCTCTTGGAACCACAAAGGGCCTTCTGTGGCCCTTTTCTGTGACAGACTTATTCTCCTTTCAAAAATCATACAAATTTGATTCAGGACTTCCTCCGTGCCTGGCCCCATGTGAGCACTGGCCCTGGGGAAGTCATTCAACTCTGGCAGCTGGCTAGCTAAGGGAATAAGAACCCACTACTCTCTGAGAGCTGAACCGAGGCACCGAGTTCTAGAACTTCAGAGGCTGTGCTGGTCCAGTGATTAAACACCCATTCTGCAGCTGTGCCCCAGCCACTTCCACATTAAATCCTCACCTCTACTCTGCAAGATAAACAGACAGGTCTCCCGGGGAGGACATCCGGGCAGCTAATCAAGTCACATGTGGCAGTGCCAAGACAAAGCCAGAGCCTTTCCAGTTTTACAGGCAAAATGGTGTGGAGAAGGCTTGCTTGGAAGCCTGCGGGGGTTGCAGCTACCCAAGTGGGCTGTGACCCCTTCCACGGTCGGTGCAGCTGGAACCACCAAGCAGTGAGCCGTTGTAACACTTCTTGGTGGCATACTACTAGGGTGTGCTTGGTCCCTggtctgtttcctctgtgtctgggccaCATTCTCCTAGACACTCCCCTACTCCTGCCCGACTTGTAAAATATCTGCCCACTATGGCAAGTTATTGGACTATAGCGGACTGTCTAAGTCACTTCCATGATGttaactgtttcctttctttcctagtcCTGGCATAAGTCCTGTTTCCGCTGTGCCAAATGTGGC
The sequence above is a segment of the Microtus ochrogaster isolate Prairie Vole_2 chromosome 6, MicOch1.0, whole genome shotgun sequence genome. Coding sequences within it:
- the Csrp1 gene encoding cysteine and glycine-rich protein 1, translating into MPNWGGGKRCGVCQKTVYFAEEVQCEGNSFHKSCFLCMVCKKNLDSTTVAVHGEEIYCKSCYGKKYGPKGYGFGQGAGTLSMDKGESLGIKHEEAPGHRPTTNPNASKFAQKIGGSERCPRCSQAVYAAEKVIGAGKSWHKSCFRCAKCGKGLESTTLADKDGEIYCKGCYAKNFGPKGFGFGQGAGALVHSE